The genomic DNA TGACTGGAGAGAATTTGGGAAGACGACATATCAAACATGCACATGTGTTTTGCATGTGCATACCATCTTTAAGCTTTTTAAGAATTGCCATAGTGTGCTATCATCATCTCTGCTATCAATGAAATCTTAGATTTCATCAAAAAGGCGTGTTTTTATTGTGCTTGAAAAATATTAACGAACACTTAAACGTCTGTTCATTAGTTTTGAAAATGCTATTTATCAATGAACTTGTATTGTTTTGAATTgacctctctccctctctatctctctcgtACTACAGAAATGATCATCTAGAAAATCATCCGTTGAGTATCATCCATTCTCAGAGCGTTGCAACGTCAGATCGACATCCGACATGTTTTCTTTACCAGCGTCCTCCGATTGTAGAGGCCAAACAAGTGCATGAACTTACAGTACCTTTAACGTTTAAAGACTGATGTTACCAACTTTGCATTATATACAGTCCAAACAATTTCCCATATGACATTCTTGAGTACATCTACCGGTGTTCCAAAATAGCATCCGACCATGGATTTATCAACAATTGCGTGTTTTCGGTGTGTCACCGCCATGACTACCTACCCTACGACACTGACCGAAGGCACAGTTGATTCCTGTGCTCCTTCAGTTGCGTTCACTGTTCTGTTCATCCTCTGTGGTATGATAACAGTCTTCTCCAATATCGTTAACCTCGTGGCTCTTGCTCGCACACAACAATGCTTTAACGACAATACCAGATTGTGCTTTCAAGCAGTAGCAGTCGTAGACTTCTTTGTAGGTCTCTTCTGCTGCACTTTCCATTCTATCCGCTTTTCAGGGTTGTCCATCTCCAGGACGAGGACCTTCTCCATAATTGGGGTCATCGGATGCTCAACGCTCTTTAATCAATCCATCATGATTCTTGCTTGCGTTAGTATAGATCGGTATCTTGCCGTGACAAGACCGTTGCGGTATCACGCAATCGTCACGAAGAGACGAATGATCATGCTGATTGTCTTCGGGATGTTCGTTGGCACCATGAACTCGTCTGCAAGCCTAGCTCATAAGATTATCGCAGGATTCAGCGATTTGAAATTCGCATCTGTAGACATCGCCACAAATCCCATACTTGTCATCTACTTCGCACTCATTCTCACATCAGCCGGGATAACGACCTTCTGCAATACTGTCCTCGTTATTCTGGCGAGGAAGCACCGACGCCGCATCGCCGCTACGTCCGGTACTAGCGAACGAAGTAAAGCAGGAGACACGGAATCTGGCGGGCATCAGCGTCGCGGGAACAAGGACATCCGGACTATCTTCGCTGTTACCGGCGCGTTCTACATCACATGGGGAGCGCAGGTATCGGTGAATTTCACAAGCGCTGCATTAGGCAAAGAAATGCCTTGCATTGCAAGGAACATTCTTCTCATATTCGTAATCAGCAACAGTTTCTGGAACGCTCTTATCTATCTCCTAATGAATTCTTCATTTCGCAGGATCGTATGGCGAATGTTTACAAGAGACACATTCAATGAAAATACTGTTCATACCATTAATGCGTAACCATGGTAGTAGTAATTCAGGTTTAAAATCTAACTAGTCATTCATTTCAATAGCGCTAGAGTGAGAACATCTTGGCGCGGATCCAGGTGGAATACACACAGTACCATGTTAGCGTCCCTGTTGCCCTTGCACAATAGTCGGTCTCTCCAAACACTCGTGTCTCGTCCAGCTGGATACGCGCCTGGAACGGTCCCTGTAAATATCATGACTACGGAGGCCTTACGCAAGCGAAACTGATTCTAGACCGAAAAAAGCCTTTAAAATACTTCCAATGACATGTCGGTTTGAAGTCGGTTTCGTTTGTGCAACCGTAAAATTAACATTGAGTGAAAGAATGTTATGGGGGTATAGGTTTCAAGTGGTGGGTGCTGTAGATGTTCAAGCAGGCAAACAAGGTACATTTTAAACGAATTGACCCGTATTTTGAAGTCAGGTTTGACTTAGACTgtggtctaactctgtactaaaattatggggagccaaaaagtATAGAATTATGTTTCTAATGCATATATTTCTTACGTTTACTATTTTGCTTTCAttctgaagaaaaatacttcaaaatacctcattcccagacaattatgagcAATTCGGGTGTCATCAA from Lytechinus variegatus isolate NC3 chromosome 8, Lvar_3.0, whole genome shotgun sequence includes the following:
- the LOC121420668 gene encoding probable G-protein coupled receptor 21 — its product is MTTYPTTLTEGTVDSCAPSVAFTVLFILCGMITVFSNIVNLVALARTQQCFNDNTRLCFQAVAVVDFFVGLFCCTFHSIRFSGLSISRTRTFSIIGVIGCSTLFNQSIMILACVSIDRYLAVTRPLRYHAIVTKRRMIMLIVFGMFVGTMNSSASLAHKIIAGFSDLKFASVDIATNPILVIYFALILTSAGITTFCNTVLVILARKHRRRIAATSGTSERSKAGDTESGGHQRRGNKDIRTIFAVTGAFYITWGAQVSVNFTSAALGKEMPCIARNILLIFVISNSFWNALIYLLMNSSFRRIVWRMFTRDTFNENTVHTINA